One part of the Scatophagus argus isolate fScaArg1 chromosome 12, fScaArg1.pri, whole genome shotgun sequence genome encodes these proteins:
- the frmpd1b gene encoding FERM and PDZ domain-containing protein 1 isoform X1 translates to MEENERCRSRSPARRASRVQQVVGTIIRRTRESLSRERLLGDGRSQRSNSLSNQNFQAKLTLQITRDPVLDSSTGHGFTLTTNAPLLVRDVATGSPADGILYPGDQVLQINDMVLEDLNNEQVENILRDMEDCINVTILRHMTNPKSSIMSAEKRARLRSNPVKVRFAEEVVVNGHTQGNSLLFLPNVLKVYLENGQTKAFKFDNTTTVKDIVLTLKDKLSIRAIEYFALVLEQQYSITKLLLLHEDELIQKVVQKKDSHDYRCLFRVCFIPRDPTDLLQDDPSAFEYLFLQSVGDVLQERFAVEMKCNTALRLAALHMHERLDSCGQTRTSIKSITKEFGLDSFISPTLLGNMREKDLRKAISYHLKKIQSLLEPRQKVISATQARLAYLTQLGELISYGGRSYTATMMLQDREVLVSLLVGAKYGMSQIINHKLNVISTLVEFSSISRVELLSESDKVSLLRISLHDMKPFALLMDSLAAKDLGCLLGGYYKLLVDPSVSVFRLGRPKVRVHRISAEEGVCGRFAVIEGVCYESLSSYVSRCCSDSDDSTDEDDPMDSQNYKRPDPASQDWEERRREEEEKRREEERKEREEHKSKQEVKIIVTTEGKENEGEVEGGATASCMHKFSTMDEEMNLETTWYHTDPRVTSSFSSLSSGSLSAALEDCSVATKVPSQLDARHGPRTSEDLPSLDVHQPYLLEPKRHQGPLRPTNLNYRGNDNSCLCFAELSKADFLPSPPGATSDDDDDDDEEEECGVEKLRRISKIPSSRDLRIIDSTPFERSPIKRKKKIPPKVPMRTSSIPGHKAGQAEQRLSKDDESLFLTPSPNPKPSLFVKETASESDDEFFDAQERFTPPVPDLSDAELADRRNANRLSGTWNGLPGLPGKEPSSPLSNKAQFSKIKKEVEKPIGSTNQLINQQPSPPKSQKKSEVKVKPPLAPKPQLPPKPQIIPPKSPQHGRSYTHCNGDASGRLSSELLEMEPDTMEFKSVTSGAGGLPLSSPLITAVWCSKQPPPITTLQTEEKTKRQENSSKQYKDRMGEKELHMVSSDKVYVTDEKETLKFEGKSNGTALSTKKPPDLPPIPRSNSGTKLPIPPPVPPKPTSPTNFHPLSLPASSPVSPTDPSKGIFKDTVSPPNGINPWSSRNGSVQAGPRRVSLSHESLSPKNTDAPLTLSTSLTSTNPKGVGCLESREPGRSGSGSDLRTSSSSLGGRLPASSLRGKIQALPWYMTRSQEILGTLDYPSTSSINGDTSGFGSGLSVASGLSDLNKTPVKDKETVTLRYGAKGNIFEDGAEVVIATIKEAQEVTSHMKHANGTNSSPSNLSFKENSIHRGNVSSEQPQSRPHSAVGLGGVSSMQIGGDSPTSSLADSTPPQHSREACGCRTVYANCFSGDTEDGVSFDEELTVYEFSRRTRPKPARPALVPSPTTPSQNPNILSLLKDNPRPLSTFSTASSELSPLVSCPVSPTTSPGCPLRSLTNKNYGGLKGGFASLRQDIDQLLQVLERGALEQPQQTSCQDSKQDITGIKFGPDLNHNGTEGSTTPAPIPNCTGTSTAAMTEAERSLLQAEARRLASGCQRATRVGWAPDEALRSLSNSFSALVQLSAACLRTNPCPGCDICHNASLVRRDEDDDNQEPMDKLKEIVGLYREFVGAVETAGTGARVGGKSGGLPGSGQGQGESDGVRLLAKRCTVLISSVFALTQLFRTRTLDTSDTPGHVPLNF, encoded by the exons ATGGAGGAGAATGAGCGATGTAGGAGCAGGTCTCCAGCTCGGAGGGCCAGTCGGGTGCAGCAGGTGGTGGGAACAATCATACGACGCACCCGAGAGTCGCTTAGCAG AGAGCGATTGCTAGGCGATGGCAGGTCACAGCGCTCCAACAGTCTATCCAATCAGAACTTCCAGGCCAAGCTGACACTGCAGATCACCAGGGACCCGGTCCTGGACAGCAGCACTGGACATGGTTTCACCCTCACCACTAATGCCCCCCTGCTGGTCAGGGACGTTGCCACAG GGAGTCCAGCAGATGGGATACTTTACCCAGGGGACCAAGTGCTGCAGATTAATGATATGGTGCTGGAAGATTTGAACAACGAGCAGGTTGAAAACATCTTAAG GGACATGGAGGATTGTATCAATGTGACTATCCTGCGGCACATGACA AATCCCAAGTCATCCATCATGTCGGCAGAGAAGAGAGCTCGCCTGAGGAGTAATCCTGTTAAAGTGCGCTTTGCGGAGGAGGTGGTGGTCAACGGGCACACTCAG GGaaactctcttctcttcctgccTAATGTCCTGAAAGTCTATTTAGAGAACGGGCAGACCAAGGCCTTCAAGTTTGACAACACCACTACAGTCAAG GACATTGTTCTGACGCTGAAGGATAAACTGTCCATCCGGGCCATCGAGTACTTTGCCCTGGTGCTAGAGCAACAGTACAGCATCACTaaactactgctgctgcacGAAGACGAGCTCATACAGAAG GTGGTGCAGAAAAAAGACTctcatgactacagatgtctGTTCAGGGTGTGCTTCATCCCCAGAGACCCCACAGACCTGCTGCAGGATGACCCCTCTGCCTTTGAGTACCTCTTTTTACAG AGTGTTGGGGACGTGCTGCAGGAGCGTTTTGCAGTAGAGATGAAGTGTAACACTGCACTGCGACTGGCTGCCCTGCACATGCACGAGAGACTAGATAGCTGTGGACAGACCAGGACGTCCATCAAGAGTATTAC GAAGGAGTTTGGCCTTGACAGCTTCATCTCTCCCACACTACTGGGCAACATGAGGGAGAAGGACCTGAGGAAAGCCATCAGCTACCACCTCAAAAAGATTCAGTCCTTGCTAGAGCCACGACAGAAG GTAATATCTGCTACTCAGGCTCGACTGGCCTACCTCACTCAGCTGGGAGAGCTCATCTCATATGGGGGACGATCATATACAGCTACAATGATG CTTCAGGATAGGGAGGTGTTAGTCAGCCTGCTTGTAGGAGCCAAGTATGGGATGAGTCAGATCATCAACCACAAGCTCAATGTGATTTCTACACTGGTGGAGTTCAGCAGCATCAGCCGAGTGGAGTTGCTGTCGGAGTCTGACAAAGTCAGCCTACTGCGCATCTCACTGCATGACATGAAG CCATTTGCCTTACTGATGGACTCTCTGGCAGCCAAAGACTTAGGGTGTCTGCTGGGAGGTTACTACAAGCTCCTGGTGGATCCCAGTGTCAGTGTCTTCCGTCTGGGGCGCCCAAAAGTGAGGGTGCACCGGATTTCTGCTGAagaaggtgtgtgtgggaggttCGCCGTAATAGAGGGCGTGTGCTATGAATCCCTATCAA GTTATGTGTCTCGCTGCTGTAGTGACTCAGATGACTCAACAGATGAGGATGACCCAATGGATTCTCAGAATTACAAACGCCCAGACCCAGCAAGTCAAGACtgggaagaaaggaggagagaggaggaagaaaagaggagagaggaagaaagaaaagaaagggaggagcacaaaagcaaacaggaagtgaaaataaTAGTGACAACAGAAGGTAAGGAAAATGAGGGTGAAGTGGAAGGAGGAGCAACAGCAAGTTGTATGCATAAATTTAGTACTATGGATGAAGAAATGAATCTGGAGACTACCTGGTACCACACTGACCCAAGGGTCACAAGCAGCTTTTCCAGCTTGTCAAGTGGCTCCTTAAGTGCTGCCCTAGAGGATTGCAGTGTTGCAACCAAAGTCCCATCTCAGCTGGATGCACGCCATGGACCACGCACTAGCGAGGATCTACCAAGCCTGGACGTCCATCAACCCTACCTCCTTGAGCCAAAACGCCACCAAGGGCCCCTGAGACCCACCAACCTCAATTACCGTGGCAATGACAATTCTTGCCTTTGCTTTGCTGAGCTCTCAAAGGCTGATTTTCTACCTAGCCCGCCTGGGGCTACtagtgatgatgacgatgatgatgatgaggaggaagaatgTGGAGTGGAGAAGCTCAGACGTATTTCTAAGATCCCCAGTTCAAGAGATTTGAGAATAATTGACAGCACACCCTTTGAAAGATCACccattaaaagaaagaaaaaaatacctcCCAAAGTTCCAATGAGGACAAGTTCAATTCCTGGGCACAAAGCAGGACAAGCTGAGCAGCGCCTCTCCAAGGACGATGAGAGTCTATTCCTGACACCTTCACCTAACCCCAAACCATCTCTGTTTGTCAAAGAGACTGCTTCAGAGTCTGATGATGAGTTTTTTGATGCACAGGAGAGATTTACTCCCCCAGTTCCTGATTTATCAG ATGCCGAGCTGGCTGACCGGCGAAATGCTAATCGGTTGAGTGGAACCTGGAATGGTCTTCCAGGTCTCCCAGGAAAAGAGCCATCCTCCCCCCTTAGTAATAAAGCTCAATTCTCTAAAATCAAGAAGGAAGTGGAGAAACCTATAGGCTCCACAAATCAACTTATCAACCAACAGCCCAGTCCACCAAAGTCTCAGAAAAAATCTGAAGTTAAGGTCAAACCACCACTGGCACCTAAGCCCCAGCTGCCTCCCAAACCCCAGATCATTCCACCCAAATCCCCCCAGCATGGGAGATCATATACCCACTGCAATGGGGATGCCTCTGGACGTCTGTCCTCTGAACTACTGGAAATGGAGCCAGACACCATGGAGTTCAAATCTGTCACATCTGGGGCAGGTGGACTCCCTCTGTCATCACCCCTGATCACAGCAGTGTGGTGTAGCAAGCAACCACCACCCATTACAACACTACAAActgaggaaaagacaaagaggcAAGAAAACAGCTCAAAACAGTATAAAGATCGAATGGGTGAGAAAGAATTGCATATGGTTTCCAGTGACAAAGTATATGTAACTGATGAAAAGGAAACTCTTAAATTTGAGGGGAAAAGCAATGGGACTGCCCTATCCACAAAAAAGCCACCAGACCTACCCCCTATTCCTCGCTCTAATTCGGGTACAAAGCTACCCATTCCCCCTCCAGTGCCCCCCAAACCAACTTCTCCAACCAATTTCCATCCATTATCACTACCTGCTAGCTCTCCTGTTTCACCAACTGATCCAAGCAAAGGAATTTTTAAGGATACAGTCAGTCCACCAAACGGAATAAACCCATGGAGCAGTCGTAATGGCAGTGTCCAGGCAGGACCCAGGAGGGTCTCTTTGAGTCATGAAAGCCTATCACCCAAAAATACAGATGCACCTCTTACCCTTTCCACTTCCCTCACCTCAACCAACCCCAAAGGTGTAGGGTGCCTAGAAAGCAGAGAACCTGGAAGATCTGGATCAGGATCCGATTTGAGGACCAGCTCTTCCAGCTTGGGAGGCAGACTACCAGCTTCTTCCCTGAGAGGGAAGATTCAGGCTCTGCCTTGGTACATGACCCGTTCCCAGGAAATTTTGGGAACTCTGGACTATCCCTCCACTAGCTCCATCAATGGAGACACATCTGGATTTGGCTCCGGTTTGTCTGTAGCCAGTGGTTTGTCAGACTTAAATAAAACTCCTGTCAAGGACAAAGAGACTGTGACTTTAAGATATGGAGCGAAAGGGAACATTTTTGAGGATGGAGCTGAAGTTGTCATAGCCACCATCAAAGAAGCCCAGGAAGTGACTTCACACATGAAACATGCCAATGGGACAAACAGCTCCCCTTCTAATCTGAGTTTTAAAGAGAATAGCATACACCGTGGTAACGTTTCTTCAGAGCAGCCTCAATCACGGCCCCATTCAGCAGTGGGGTTGGGAGGTGTGTCCAGTATGCAAATTGGAGGTGACTCACCAACCTCGTCTCTTGCAGATAGTACTCCTCCACAACATTCCCGAGAGGCTTGTGGCTGTCGTACTGTTTACGCCAACTGTTTCAGTGGAGACACTGAAGATGGTGTAAGCTTTGATGAGGAGCTTACCGTTTACGAGTTCTCCCGCCGTACACGCCCCAAACCTGCCAGACCCGCACTTGTCCCTTCTCCTACAACACCTTCTCAAAACCCCAATATTCTGTCACTGCTCAAGGACAACCCCCGTCCACTCTCTACTTTCTCTACTGCCTCCTCTGAACTCAGTCCCCTAGTTTCATGTCCAGTTTCCCCCACAACATCACCTGGTTGTCCTCTTCGTTCACTTACCAACAAGAACTATGGTGGGTTGAAAGGAGGTTTTGCCTCTCTACGTCAAGATATAGACCAACTTCTTCAGGTTTTAGAGAGAGGAGCACTTGAACAACCCCAACAAACATCATGTCAAGACTCAAAGCAGGATATCACAGGTATAAAATTTGGGCCTGACCTAAATCACAATGGAACTGAAGGCAGCACTACCCCAGCACCCATCCCAAATTGTACTGGAACAAGCACTGCTGCCATGACAGAGGCTGAAAGGAGTCTTCTCCAGGCAGAGGCTCGACGATTGGCATCTGGGTGTCAGCGGGCCACACGTGTGGGCTGGGCCCCTGATGAAGCCCTACGTTCTTTATCCAACAGCTTCAGTGCCCTGGTACAATTGTCCGCAGCTTGCCTGCGAACAAATCCCTGCCCTGGTTGTGATATCTGCCATAATGCAAGTCTTGTCCGCAGggatgaggatgatgacaaCCAGGAACCCATGGACAAGCTAAAGGAGATAGTGGGTCTGTATCGAGAGTTTGTTGGGGCTGTAGAGACAGCTGGAACTGGTGCTCGTGTTGGGGGTAAGAGTGGAGGCCTCCCTGGGTCTGGACAGGGTCAGGGAGAGAGTGACGGGGTGAGGCTACTAGCCAAACGCTGCACTGTGCTCATCTCCTCTGTATTCGCACTCACACAACTCTTCCGGACACGCACACTAGACACCTCAGACACACCAGGACACGTACCTCTAAACTTTTGA
- the frmpd1b gene encoding FERM and PDZ domain-containing protein 1 isoform X2: MEENERCRSRSPARRASRVQQVVGTIIRRTRESLSRERLLGDGRSQRSNSLSNQNFQAKLTLQITRDPVLDSSTGHGFTLTTNAPLLVRDVATGSPADGILYPGDQVLQINDMVLEDLNNEQVENILRDMEDCINVTILRHMTNPKSSIMSAEKRARLRSNPVKVRFAEEVVVNGHTQGNSLLFLPNVLKVYLENGQTKAFKFDNTTTVKDIVLTLKDKLSIRAIEYFALVLEQQYSITKLLLLHEDELIQKVVQKKDSHDYRCLFRVCFIPRDPTDLLQDDPSAFEYLFLQSVGDVLQERFAVEMKCNTALRLAALHMHERLDSCGQTRTSIKSITKEFGLDSFISPTLLGNMREKDLRKAISYHLKKIQSLLEPRQKVISATQARLAYLTQLGELISYGGRSYTATMMLQDREVLVSLLVGAKYGMSQIINHKLNVISTLVEFSSISRVELLSESDKVSLLRISLHDMKPFALLMDSLAAKDLGCLLGGYYKLLVDPSVSVFRLGRPKVRVHRISAEEGYVSRCCSDSDDSTDEDDPMDSQNYKRPDPASQDWEERRREEEEKRREEERKEREEHKSKQEVKIIVTTEGKENEGEVEGGATASCMHKFSTMDEEMNLETTWYHTDPRVTSSFSSLSSGSLSAALEDCSVATKVPSQLDARHGPRTSEDLPSLDVHQPYLLEPKRHQGPLRPTNLNYRGNDNSCLCFAELSKADFLPSPPGATSDDDDDDDEEEECGVEKLRRISKIPSSRDLRIIDSTPFERSPIKRKKKIPPKVPMRTSSIPGHKAGQAEQRLSKDDESLFLTPSPNPKPSLFVKETASESDDEFFDAQERFTPPVPDLSDAELADRRNANRLSGTWNGLPGLPGKEPSSPLSNKAQFSKIKKEVEKPIGSTNQLINQQPSPPKSQKKSEVKVKPPLAPKPQLPPKPQIIPPKSPQHGRSYTHCNGDASGRLSSELLEMEPDTMEFKSVTSGAGGLPLSSPLITAVWCSKQPPPITTLQTEEKTKRQENSSKQYKDRMGEKELHMVSSDKVYVTDEKETLKFEGKSNGTALSTKKPPDLPPIPRSNSGTKLPIPPPVPPKPTSPTNFHPLSLPASSPVSPTDPSKGIFKDTVSPPNGINPWSSRNGSVQAGPRRVSLSHESLSPKNTDAPLTLSTSLTSTNPKGVGCLESREPGRSGSGSDLRTSSSSLGGRLPASSLRGKIQALPWYMTRSQEILGTLDYPSTSSINGDTSGFGSGLSVASGLSDLNKTPVKDKETVTLRYGAKGNIFEDGAEVVIATIKEAQEVTSHMKHANGTNSSPSNLSFKENSIHRGNVSSEQPQSRPHSAVGLGGVSSMQIGGDSPTSSLADSTPPQHSREACGCRTVYANCFSGDTEDGVSFDEELTVYEFSRRTRPKPARPALVPSPTTPSQNPNILSLLKDNPRPLSTFSTASSELSPLVSCPVSPTTSPGCPLRSLTNKNYGGLKGGFASLRQDIDQLLQVLERGALEQPQQTSCQDSKQDITGIKFGPDLNHNGTEGSTTPAPIPNCTGTSTAAMTEAERSLLQAEARRLASGCQRATRVGWAPDEALRSLSNSFSALVQLSAACLRTNPCPGCDICHNASLVRRDEDDDNQEPMDKLKEIVGLYREFVGAVETAGTGARVGGKSGGLPGSGQGQGESDGVRLLAKRCTVLISSVFALTQLFRTRTLDTSDTPGHVPLNF, translated from the exons ATGGAGGAGAATGAGCGATGTAGGAGCAGGTCTCCAGCTCGGAGGGCCAGTCGGGTGCAGCAGGTGGTGGGAACAATCATACGACGCACCCGAGAGTCGCTTAGCAG AGAGCGATTGCTAGGCGATGGCAGGTCACAGCGCTCCAACAGTCTATCCAATCAGAACTTCCAGGCCAAGCTGACACTGCAGATCACCAGGGACCCGGTCCTGGACAGCAGCACTGGACATGGTTTCACCCTCACCACTAATGCCCCCCTGCTGGTCAGGGACGTTGCCACAG GGAGTCCAGCAGATGGGATACTTTACCCAGGGGACCAAGTGCTGCAGATTAATGATATGGTGCTGGAAGATTTGAACAACGAGCAGGTTGAAAACATCTTAAG GGACATGGAGGATTGTATCAATGTGACTATCCTGCGGCACATGACA AATCCCAAGTCATCCATCATGTCGGCAGAGAAGAGAGCTCGCCTGAGGAGTAATCCTGTTAAAGTGCGCTTTGCGGAGGAGGTGGTGGTCAACGGGCACACTCAG GGaaactctcttctcttcctgccTAATGTCCTGAAAGTCTATTTAGAGAACGGGCAGACCAAGGCCTTCAAGTTTGACAACACCACTACAGTCAAG GACATTGTTCTGACGCTGAAGGATAAACTGTCCATCCGGGCCATCGAGTACTTTGCCCTGGTGCTAGAGCAACAGTACAGCATCACTaaactactgctgctgcacGAAGACGAGCTCATACAGAAG GTGGTGCAGAAAAAAGACTctcatgactacagatgtctGTTCAGGGTGTGCTTCATCCCCAGAGACCCCACAGACCTGCTGCAGGATGACCCCTCTGCCTTTGAGTACCTCTTTTTACAG AGTGTTGGGGACGTGCTGCAGGAGCGTTTTGCAGTAGAGATGAAGTGTAACACTGCACTGCGACTGGCTGCCCTGCACATGCACGAGAGACTAGATAGCTGTGGACAGACCAGGACGTCCATCAAGAGTATTAC GAAGGAGTTTGGCCTTGACAGCTTCATCTCTCCCACACTACTGGGCAACATGAGGGAGAAGGACCTGAGGAAAGCCATCAGCTACCACCTCAAAAAGATTCAGTCCTTGCTAGAGCCACGACAGAAG GTAATATCTGCTACTCAGGCTCGACTGGCCTACCTCACTCAGCTGGGAGAGCTCATCTCATATGGGGGACGATCATATACAGCTACAATGATG CTTCAGGATAGGGAGGTGTTAGTCAGCCTGCTTGTAGGAGCCAAGTATGGGATGAGTCAGATCATCAACCACAAGCTCAATGTGATTTCTACACTGGTGGAGTTCAGCAGCATCAGCCGAGTGGAGTTGCTGTCGGAGTCTGACAAAGTCAGCCTACTGCGCATCTCACTGCATGACATGAAG CCATTTGCCTTACTGATGGACTCTCTGGCAGCCAAAGACTTAGGGTGTCTGCTGGGAGGTTACTACAAGCTCCTGGTGGATCCCAGTGTCAGTGTCTTCCGTCTGGGGCGCCCAAAAGTGAGGGTGCACCGGATTTCTGCTGAagaag GTTATGTGTCTCGCTGCTGTAGTGACTCAGATGACTCAACAGATGAGGATGACCCAATGGATTCTCAGAATTACAAACGCCCAGACCCAGCAAGTCAAGACtgggaagaaaggaggagagaggaggaagaaaagaggagagaggaagaaagaaaagaaagggaggagcacaaaagcaaacaggaagtgaaaataaTAGTGACAACAGAAGGTAAGGAAAATGAGGGTGAAGTGGAAGGAGGAGCAACAGCAAGTTGTATGCATAAATTTAGTACTATGGATGAAGAAATGAATCTGGAGACTACCTGGTACCACACTGACCCAAGGGTCACAAGCAGCTTTTCCAGCTTGTCAAGTGGCTCCTTAAGTGCTGCCCTAGAGGATTGCAGTGTTGCAACCAAAGTCCCATCTCAGCTGGATGCACGCCATGGACCACGCACTAGCGAGGATCTACCAAGCCTGGACGTCCATCAACCCTACCTCCTTGAGCCAAAACGCCACCAAGGGCCCCTGAGACCCACCAACCTCAATTACCGTGGCAATGACAATTCTTGCCTTTGCTTTGCTGAGCTCTCAAAGGCTGATTTTCTACCTAGCCCGCCTGGGGCTACtagtgatgatgacgatgatgatgatgaggaggaagaatgTGGAGTGGAGAAGCTCAGACGTATTTCTAAGATCCCCAGTTCAAGAGATTTGAGAATAATTGACAGCACACCCTTTGAAAGATCACccattaaaagaaagaaaaaaatacctcCCAAAGTTCCAATGAGGACAAGTTCAATTCCTGGGCACAAAGCAGGACAAGCTGAGCAGCGCCTCTCCAAGGACGATGAGAGTCTATTCCTGACACCTTCACCTAACCCCAAACCATCTCTGTTTGTCAAAGAGACTGCTTCAGAGTCTGATGATGAGTTTTTTGATGCACAGGAGAGATTTACTCCCCCAGTTCCTGATTTATCAG ATGCCGAGCTGGCTGACCGGCGAAATGCTAATCGGTTGAGTGGAACCTGGAATGGTCTTCCAGGTCTCCCAGGAAAAGAGCCATCCTCCCCCCTTAGTAATAAAGCTCAATTCTCTAAAATCAAGAAGGAAGTGGAGAAACCTATAGGCTCCACAAATCAACTTATCAACCAACAGCCCAGTCCACCAAAGTCTCAGAAAAAATCTGAAGTTAAGGTCAAACCACCACTGGCACCTAAGCCCCAGCTGCCTCCCAAACCCCAGATCATTCCACCCAAATCCCCCCAGCATGGGAGATCATATACCCACTGCAATGGGGATGCCTCTGGACGTCTGTCCTCTGAACTACTGGAAATGGAGCCAGACACCATGGAGTTCAAATCTGTCACATCTGGGGCAGGTGGACTCCCTCTGTCATCACCCCTGATCACAGCAGTGTGGTGTAGCAAGCAACCACCACCCATTACAACACTACAAActgaggaaaagacaaagaggcAAGAAAACAGCTCAAAACAGTATAAAGATCGAATGGGTGAGAAAGAATTGCATATGGTTTCCAGTGACAAAGTATATGTAACTGATGAAAAGGAAACTCTTAAATTTGAGGGGAAAAGCAATGGGACTGCCCTATCCACAAAAAAGCCACCAGACCTACCCCCTATTCCTCGCTCTAATTCGGGTACAAAGCTACCCATTCCCCCTCCAGTGCCCCCCAAACCAACTTCTCCAACCAATTTCCATCCATTATCACTACCTGCTAGCTCTCCTGTTTCACCAACTGATCCAAGCAAAGGAATTTTTAAGGATACAGTCAGTCCACCAAACGGAATAAACCCATGGAGCAGTCGTAATGGCAGTGTCCAGGCAGGACCCAGGAGGGTCTCTTTGAGTCATGAAAGCCTATCACCCAAAAATACAGATGCACCTCTTACCCTTTCCACTTCCCTCACCTCAACCAACCCCAAAGGTGTAGGGTGCCTAGAAAGCAGAGAACCTGGAAGATCTGGATCAGGATCCGATTTGAGGACCAGCTCTTCCAGCTTGGGAGGCAGACTACCAGCTTCTTCCCTGAGAGGGAAGATTCAGGCTCTGCCTTGGTACATGACCCGTTCCCAGGAAATTTTGGGAACTCTGGACTATCCCTCCACTAGCTCCATCAATGGAGACACATCTGGATTTGGCTCCGGTTTGTCTGTAGCCAGTGGTTTGTCAGACTTAAATAAAACTCCTGTCAAGGACAAAGAGACTGTGACTTTAAGATATGGAGCGAAAGGGAACATTTTTGAGGATGGAGCTGAAGTTGTCATAGCCACCATCAAAGAAGCCCAGGAAGTGACTTCACACATGAAACATGCCAATGGGACAAACAGCTCCCCTTCTAATCTGAGTTTTAAAGAGAATAGCATACACCGTGGTAACGTTTCTTCAGAGCAGCCTCAATCACGGCCCCATTCAGCAGTGGGGTTGGGAGGTGTGTCCAGTATGCAAATTGGAGGTGACTCACCAACCTCGTCTCTTGCAGATAGTACTCCTCCACAACATTCCCGAGAGGCTTGTGGCTGTCGTACTGTTTACGCCAACTGTTTCAGTGGAGACACTGAAGATGGTGTAAGCTTTGATGAGGAGCTTACCGTTTACGAGTTCTCCCGCCGTACACGCCCCAAACCTGCCAGACCCGCACTTGTCCCTTCTCCTACAACACCTTCTCAAAACCCCAATATTCTGTCACTGCTCAAGGACAACCCCCGTCCACTCTCTACTTTCTCTACTGCCTCCTCTGAACTCAGTCCCCTAGTTTCATGTCCAGTTTCCCCCACAACATCACCTGGTTGTCCTCTTCGTTCACTTACCAACAAGAACTATGGTGGGTTGAAAGGAGGTTTTGCCTCTCTACGTCAAGATATAGACCAACTTCTTCAGGTTTTAGAGAGAGGAGCACTTGAACAACCCCAACAAACATCATGTCAAGACTCAAAGCAGGATATCACAGGTATAAAATTTGGGCCTGACCTAAATCACAATGGAACTGAAGGCAGCACTACCCCAGCACCCATCCCAAATTGTACTGGAACAAGCACTGCTGCCATGACAGAGGCTGAAAGGAGTCTTCTCCAGGCAGAGGCTCGACGATTGGCATCTGGGTGTCAGCGGGCCACACGTGTGGGCTGGGCCCCTGATGAAGCCCTACGTTCTTTATCCAACAGCTTCAGTGCCCTGGTACAATTGTCCGCAGCTTGCCTGCGAACAAATCCCTGCCCTGGTTGTGATATCTGCCATAATGCAAGTCTTGTCCGCAGggatgaggatgatgacaaCCAGGAACCCATGGACAAGCTAAAGGAGATAGTGGGTCTGTATCGAGAGTTTGTTGGGGCTGTAGAGACAGCTGGAACTGGTGCTCGTGTTGGGGGTAAGAGTGGAGGCCTCCCTGGGTCTGGACAGGGTCAGGGAGAGAGTGACGGGGTGAGGCTACTAGCCAAACGCTGCACTGTGCTCATCTCCTCTGTATTCGCACTCACACAACTCTTCCGGACACGCACACTAGACACCTCAGACACACCAGGACACGTACCTCTAAACTTTTGA